The sequence atagTTATCAATCTACAATAGGGATGACACCCTATGAAATGTTGTATGGGAGGAAGTGTCGATCACCACTACACTTGAATGAGGTTGGAAAAAAGTGATACTTAGGCCCAGACCTAGTAAGAGAGGCCACTGAAGCGGTAGAAAAGATTCGAAATAGAATGGTTACTGCACAAAGCCGCCAGAAAAGTTATGCCAACGCAAAGCGAAAAAATGTGGAATTTGCAGTGGGTGATAAAGTGTTCCTTCGAGTGTCACCTATGAAAGGGGTTATGCCTTTTGGAAAGCGAGGAAAGCTTAGTCCAAGATTTATAGGTCCTTTTGAGATATTGGACAGAGTGGGACAGGTAGCTTATCGACTGGCACTGCCACCAGTATTAGCTGAGACGCATAATGTGTTCTATGTTTCTATGCTACGGAAATACATGTTGGATCCATCTCACGTGCTGAACTATGAAAGAATGGAGTTAAAGCAGGACTTGAGTTATGAAGTGCGACCAGTTCGCATTATAGAGAGAGAAACGAAGGAGTTAAGGTCCAAAAGTATTCCTCTAGTAAAAGTTTTGTGGGGCAACCTTTCAGAAAGGGAGGCAACATGAGAAATGGAGGGAGACATGAAAGAACAATACCCCAAACTTTTTGGTAAGtctaatttcgaggacgaaatttccttaaggagggtagaatgtaatatccagtacaagtatatatatattttttggtatATTATTGTGTGTTTGATATTTTACTCTtgcattaaataaaatatgaatattattggtattcgctaaatataattgtattttcATATTAGAGATTTTGATAGTTAGATTAAATATTAGTGAATTTGAAGtatattagaaataaaatttattagtgAATATTGGTATGAATAGATAATAGattgttatatattataataagatttataatatataatatagatatatgtgtatgtatacatataggattggttattattattattattattattattattattattattattattattattattattattattattattattattattattattatttggataTAGTGCACGTGTGGGTGTGTGTAGAATAggatagatatatataaatatatattaaatagtaaTATAAAGAAATAGTGAGGAATCAAATTAGTTagtctaaaatttaaaatttaaattatattagcataatttttatctgattagttagatttttattttaaatttaaacctattatacgatatctcatatatacgtatatactcaTATGAACAGTTTTAGAACCCTAGCAGCCATTTATCTACCTTATTCTCATCACCTCTCAAAATTATTATCCTCTCTATTTCACCAAATCAATTGTTCTAATCTTAAGAGCTTCGGGGTCAGCAATCAACCACTGTTATCT is a genomic window of Cannabis sativa cultivar Pink pepper isolate KNU-18-1 chromosome 9, ASM2916894v1, whole genome shotgun sequence containing:
- the LOC115723664 gene encoding uncharacterized protein LOC115723664, producing MVTAQSRQKSYANAKRKNVEFAVGDKVFLRVSPMKGVMPFGKRGKLSPRFIGPFEILDRVGQVAYRLALPPVLAETHNVFYVSMLRKYMLDPSHVLNYERMELKQDLSYEVRPVRIIERETKELRSKSIPLVKVLWGNLSEREAT